A single window of Montipora capricornis isolate CH-2021 chromosome 14, ASM3666992v2, whole genome shotgun sequence DNA harbors:
- the LOC138031834 gene encoding uncharacterized protein: MSDIESIFHQVQVRPEDCSALRFLWWPNGNLDEDPEELMVTVHLFGGVSSPSCANFALRKTANNHRQEVDPENVSTVERNFYVDDCLKSVKTPHFAIRLVQALTELLKKGGFRLTKWVSNSREVEESIPEKERTTSVKNLDFEHQWHVSSDTFGFNFTIKDKPATRSGILSIISSVYDPLGFVAPFILPAKIILQDLCKKKFGWDDKIPEEHSTSVLRYIKNDGRRYQTFVANRVSAIREQSSPCQWKYVDTKLNPADDASRGMTAEAITEANRWINGPDFLWQDKGTWPKFPAMTPEEPREPCEPSETKATFFTLTQPVDQLVDEILKRFSSWLQLKRCIAWMLRFNNQLRNAVAKRRSVQKLSFA; encoded by the exons ATGTCGGACATTGAGTCCATTTTCCACCAAGTTCAAGTAAGACCAGAAGATTGCAGTGCACTTCGCTTCCTCTGGTGGCCAAACGGAAACTTGGACGAAGATCCAGAAGAACTCATGGTGACAGTGCATCTCTTTGGGGGAGTTTCATCTCCCAGCTGTGCTAATTTTGCCCTTAGGAAAACTGCAAACAACCACAGGCAGGAAGTTGATCCAGAAAATGTGAGCACGGTGGAACGAAATTTCTACGTGGACGACTGCTTGAAGTCAGTTAAGACACCTCACTTTGCTATTCGTCTCGTTCAAGCATTAACAGAGCTATTGAAGAAAGGCGGCTTCAGATTAACAAAGTGGGTATCCAACTCGCGAGAAGTTGAAGAGTCTATCCCTGAGAAGGAGCGAACTACCTCAGTCAAGAATTTAGATTTTGAACACCAGTGGCATGTATCTTCTGACACATTTGGCTTTAATTTCACTATCAAAGACAAGCCAGCAACAAGAAGTGGAATCCTTTCAATTATCAGCTCTGTGTACGATCCTCTCGGATTCGTAGCCCCCTTCATTCTCCCCGCTAAGATAATTCTCCAGGACCTCTGCAAGAAGAAATTTGGTTGGGACGACAAGATCCCAGAAGAGC ATAGTACGAGCGTTTTACGCTACATCAAGAATGATGGCAGGAGATACCAAACGTTCGTGGCCAACCGCGTGTCAGCGATAAGAGAACAGTCTTCGCCGTGCCAGTGGAAGTATGTGGACACGAAATTAAACCCCGCCGATGACGCCTCCAGAGGGATGACCGCTGAAGCCATCACTGAAGCCAATCGCTGGATAAATGGTCCTGACTTTCTCTGGCAAGACAAGGGAACCTGGCCCAAGTTCCCCGCTATGACTCCAGAGGAGCCTCGGGAGCCATGTGAACCTTCAGAAACCAAAGCTACTTTCTTCACTCTTACCCAACCCGTCGATCAACTAGTTGACGAAATCTTGAAGCGCTTTTCGTCGTGGCTACAACTGAAGAGGTGCATTGCCTGGATGCTGCGATTCAACAACCAACTTAGAAATGCTGTTGCAAAGAGGAGAAGTGTCCAAAAGTTGTCATTTGCCTAA